One genomic segment of Caldicellulosiruptoraceae bacterium PP1 includes these proteins:
- a CDS encoding carbohydrate ABC transporter permease gives MEYIYRKRISISTLIFYIICILYALLTIVPYLISVLTSIKPVEEATKLSLNLDKVSLEAYRYIIKEFPFVRWLINSTIVAICVTAGNLLFNSMAAYALARLNFPFKKGIFYIILATMMIPGQVLLVPIYLTLNKFGWIDSYKGLILPWLTSAFFIFFMRQYFLTIPKDLEESALIDGLSRFGIFFKIILPLSGPALAAQAIFQFVGNWNSFMWPSIIASSEELYTLPVGLNSFYGQYYQFWNQVLAGAILLSLPTIVVFVTFQKYFVKGIATAGLKE, from the coding sequence ATGGAGTATATTTATAGAAAAAGGATTTCAATATCAACACTGATTTTTTATATTATATGTATTTTATATGCTTTGCTCACAATAGTTCCTTATCTTATCTCTGTTTTGACATCTATCAAACCAGTTGAAGAAGCTACAAAACTTAGTCTAAATCTTGATAAGGTATCTTTAGAGGCTTATAGATATATAATTAAAGAGTTTCCATTTGTAAGGTGGCTTATAAATAGCACTATTGTTGCCATTTGTGTTACAGCAGGAAATCTACTTTTTAACTCAATGGCTGCTTACGCTTTAGCAAGACTTAATTTCCCATTTAAAAAGGGCATATTTTATATAATTTTAGCAACAATGATGATTCCAGGGCAGGTATTATTAGTTCCCATTTATTTAACATTAAATAAATTCGGATGGATTGATTCTTATAAAGGGCTAATTTTACCTTGGCTTACTTCGGCATTTTTTATTTTTTTCATGAGGCAGTACTTCTTGACCATTCCAAAAGATTTAGAAGAGTCAGCATTGATTGATGGGTTATCTAGATTTGGGATATTTTTTAAAATTATATTACCATTATCTGGTCCTGCATTAGCAGCACAAGCTATATTTCAGTTTGTAGGTAACTGGAATAGTTTTATGTGGCCTAGTATAATAGCCTCGTCAGAGGAGTTATATACTTTACCTGTGGGATTAAACTCATTTTATGGGCAGTATTATCAATTCTGGAATCAAGTATTAGCTGGTGCAATATTGTTGTCTTTACCTACAATTGTTGTTTTCGTTACTTTTCAGAAATATTTTGTAAAAGGTATTGCTACTGCCGGATTGAAAGAATAA
- a CDS encoding carbohydrate ABC transporter permease, which translates to MGKKSKIDEYLTAYVMLLPYILSFILFLAYPLVKAFIISFQNFSFLGDNPTTWIGLNNYKDAITNKMFISSIINTLYYSVLVVPIQLIIALVLAVIVNDKVKFKNFFRTTYYLPNVTSPVAVSIMFMFLYKTDGLVNQIIKHIGITPRNWFNEPSFIMPAIVSVAVWGSVGFYMVTFLSGLSTIPEQLYEAADVEGAGEWTKFIKITVPLLKPMLFFNMVVSFIGTLQMFDLSFIIGGSEGGPMGKAMTMVVMIYKTAFKDFNMGLASAMAFILFIIIFILTAIQKKIFGEETAY; encoded by the coding sequence ATGGGTAAAAAATCAAAAATTGATGAATATCTTACTGCTTATGTTATGCTTTTACCATATATACTATCATTTATACTGTTTTTAGCCTATCCTTTAGTAAAAGCTTTTATAATTAGCTTTCAAAATTTTTCATTTTTAGGAGATAACCCAACAACTTGGATTGGGCTTAATAACTACAAAGATGCAATTACCAACAAAATGTTTATTTCATCAATAATCAACACCTTATACTACTCAGTACTTGTTGTACCAATTCAACTGATTATTGCATTAGTATTAGCTGTAATTGTAAATGATAAAGTCAAATTTAAAAATTTCTTTAGAACAACCTATTACCTTCCTAATGTAACATCACCTGTTGCAGTTTCGATAATGTTTATGTTTTTATACAAAACTGATGGATTGGTTAATCAGATAATAAAACACATTGGGATTACACCAAGGAATTGGTTTAATGAACCATCCTTTATTATGCCTGCAATAGTTTCGGTTGCAGTATGGGGATCAGTTGGCTTTTATATGGTGACCTTTTTATCAGGCTTATCTACAATACCAGAACAATTATACGAAGCAGCTGATGTTGAAGGTGCAGGTGAATGGACCAAGTTTATAAAGATTACAGTTCCTTTGTTAAAGCCAATGCTATTCTTTAATATGGTTGTATCATTCATAGGAACATTACAGATGTTTGATTTATCGTTTATTATAGGTGGCTCTGAGGGTGGACCAATGGGTAAGGCAATGACAATGGTGGTCATGATTTATAAAACAGCTTTTAAGGACTTTAATATGGGTCTTGCTTCAGCAATGGCTTTCATATTATTTATAATAATATTTATATTAACAGCTATACAGAAAAAGATTTTTGGCGAAGAAACTGCTTATTGA
- a CDS encoding LacI family DNA-binding transcriptional regulator, with translation MSKNKNATIKDIAKALGISPSTVSRALNNYSDINPQTKDKVMEMARKLNYTPNLFAKSLVTNKTKRIGLFIEDMEREGIYGTFYYEILASFRKVAIDNGYEVVLLSTTSEEQKRIHLETIFSEKHLEGAFIMGLRTDDQYIKEIEEISYPIVLFDIPIKSQNIGYVSIDNQKGAQLAVDYLISLGHKKIGFLNGHDKAYVSQERLNGYILSLLKNSIEYNKDFVINGDFAEESGYKNAEKFLEMKVTAIFAASDMMAIGLIKRFKELNVRIPEDISIIGFDDISLSSYITPTLTTIRQDKTEIGRSAFYLLLNLMSKQPINQIILEPELIKRESTKRRKH, from the coding sequence ATGAGTAAAAATAAAAATGCAACAATAAAGGATATAGCAAAAGCTTTAGGCATATCACCAAGTACAGTATCTAGAGCCTTAAATAACTATTCAGATATCAATCCACAAACAAAAGATAAAGTTATGGAGATGGCAAGAAAACTAAACTACACGCCGAATTTATTTGCTAAAAGTTTAGTTACCAATAAAACAAAAAGGATAGGACTGTTTATTGAGGATATGGAGAGAGAAGGTATTTATGGAACTTTTTATTACGAAATTTTGGCAAGCTTCAGGAAAGTTGCAATAGATAATGGATATGAAGTAGTGCTACTTTCAACAACATCAGAAGAACAAAAGAGAATTCATTTAGAGACCATCTTTTCAGAAAAACATCTTGAAGGTGCATTTATAATGGGACTTAGGACAGACGATCAATATATAAAAGAAATTGAGGAAATATCTTACCCTATTGTTTTATTTGATATACCTATTAAAAGCCAAAATATAGGATATGTCTCAATTGATAATCAAAAGGGTGCACAATTAGCAGTTGATTACTTAATTAGTTTAGGACATAAAAAGATTGGATTTCTTAATGGGCATGATAAGGCATATGTTAGCCAAGAAAGGTTAAATGGTTATATATTATCATTACTTAAAAATTCTATTGAATATAATAAAGACTTTGTAATTAATGGTGATTTTGCAGAAGAAAGTGGTTACAAGAATGCCGAGAAATTCCTTGAAATGAAAGTTACAGCAATTTTTGCTGCAAGTGATATGATGGCAATTGGACTTATCAAAAGATTTAAAGAATTAAATGTTAGAATTCCTGAAGATATATCTATTATCGGATTTGATGATATTAGTTTATCAAGCTATATTACCCCTACATTAACAACAATTAGACAAGATAAAACAGAGATAGGAAGATCAGCATTCTATCTTTTACTTAATTTAATGTCGAAACAGCCCATTAATCAAATTATTCTCGAACCAGAACTTATAAAACGTGAGTCCACAAAAAGAAGAAAACATTAA
- a CDS encoding extracellular solute-binding protein translates to MKRFLSSVLAFVFFVSLFTLSLTTNQASAASKITLKLGAWSSSPAEKKIVQNQIADFQKKYPNVQVKLVEIVGDYNQKMQLLMASKTEPDIFYMDSSVAWQYITKNTLEPIDNLMKKYNVKTIGYENSLLVPFTYNGKIYGIPKDYNTLVLFYNKQMFKEAGLTNPPKNWDELRDYAKKLTKGNVVGLTMNLELARIQPFAYQNGGKVFDNGKPVFDDQKAIEGLTFALNLFKDGICKTPKDLGAGWVGDAFADKKAAMTIEGGWMIPFLNDRKISKDSYGIAELPVGPQGKSTMAFTVAYVLSKNSKHKDEAFKLIRFLTGEGGQKYVVEAGLALPSLKSAGNNFAKTYPERKALVDGSKYAYAYFYGVDGSKVLDVFNKSFEDYYYGKKYDLKKNLQDRVKQIFK, encoded by the coding sequence ATGAAAAGATTTTTATCAAGTGTTTTAGCTTTTGTATTTTTTGTTTCATTATTTACATTGAGTTTGACTACAAATCAAGCTTCTGCAGCAAGCAAGATTACTCTCAAATTAGGGGCATGGTCATCATCTCCTGCTGAAAAAAAGATAGTTCAAAATCAAATAGCTGATTTTCAGAAGAAATATCCAAATGTCCAAGTTAAACTTGTAGAGATTGTTGGAGACTACAATCAAAAGATGCAACTCCTTATGGCATCAAAAACAGAACCAGATATTTTCTACATGGATTCCTCAGTTGCATGGCAATATATAACAAAGAATACCTTAGAACCAATTGATAACCTTATGAAAAAATATAATGTAAAAACAATAGGTTATGAAAACTCATTATTAGTTCCATTCACTTATAACGGAAAAATATATGGTATTCCAAAGGATTATAACACACTTGTTTTATTCTACAATAAACAAATGTTCAAAGAAGCTGGACTTACAAATCCTCCAAAAAATTGGGATGAATTAAGAGATTACGCAAAGAAATTAACAAAAGGCAATGTAGTTGGTTTAACAATGAATCTTGAGTTAGCTAGAATTCAGCCATTTGCTTATCAAAATGGAGGCAAAGTTTTTGATAATGGCAAACCAGTGTTTGATGATCAAAAGGCTATAGAAGGATTGACATTTGCATTGAATCTATTTAAAGATGGAATTTGCAAAACACCAAAGGATTTAGGAGCTGGCTGGGTAGGAGACGCTTTTGCTGATAAAAAAGCAGCTATGACCATTGAAGGTGGCTGGATGATTCCTTTCTTAAATGATAGAAAAATCTCTAAAGATTCATATGGTATAGCAGAACTACCAGTTGGACCTCAAGGAAAATCAACAATGGCATTTACTGTTGCTTATGTTCTTAGCAAAAATTCAAAACATAAAGATGAAGCATTTAAATTAATAAGATTCTTAACTGGTGAAGGTGGACAAAAATATGTAGTTGAAGCAGGACTTGCACTACCATCATTAAAGAGTGCTGGAAATAACTTTGCTAAAACTTATCCAGAAAGAAAAGCACTTGTTGATGGTTCAAAATATGCTTATGCATATTTCTATGGTGTTGATGGTTCAAAAGTATTAGATGTATTTAATAAATCTTTTGAAGATTATTACTATGGAAAGAAGTATGATTTAAAGAAGAATTTACAAGATAGAGTTAAACAGATATTTAAATAA